In Gemmatimonadota bacterium, the genomic window GACTCTTATTGTCGGTTCGGTCAAAGTCTCCGATGCGGAGATCGAGCAGGCGTATATCGAACAGAACGAAAAAGTGCGCGTATCTTATATCGGGTTTGATGCCAACGTCATTTCCGACTCGCTCGCGCTGGTCGCGGATGCTGAGATTCAAACTTATTACGAAGAGCATCGGGATGAATACCAGGAAGATGCCGCCGTGCGCGTCGCTTTTGTTTCGTTGCAAAAAACGGCAACCGCACGCGATGAAGCCGAAGCCAAAGCCGAGATTGATCGGGTTTTCGCCGAGGCCAAAGCCGGTGATGATTTTGCCGAACTCGCCAGGGTGTATTCCGATGGGCCAAGTGGCCCGCGCGGTGGCGATCTCGGCTTCTTTGGGCGAGGTCGCATGGTCAAGCCTTTTGAAGATGCGGCTTTCGCGCTCAATGCGGGGGAAATATCCGATCCGGTCAAAACGCAGTTTGGCTGGCATGTTATTAAGGTGGAGGAGACGAGAGGCGCAGCTGATAGCCTTGAGGTTCACGCGCGGCATATTCTCATTGAGGTGCGTCCCGGGCGCGATACGCTCGATAGTTTGCGCGTGGTTGTCGAAGAGTTTGCAGAAATAGCCGAGGATGTCGGGTTTGACTCGGCTGTCAATCAGAGGGATTTGCAAAGTCAGGACTCGGAGTTTATTACCGCTGGCAGTTTTTTCCCTTTGCTGGGCAATAGCACATCGGGGCTGGTCAACAAATTTTTGCGCGGTTCTCCTGGCGATGTTTCCAGTGTTTATGAAAATGACCAGGGTATCCACGTTTTCGCTTTGCGGGAGGTCCGCGAGGCGGGTCCCCGGCCTCTGGATGAGGTTAAACCGCAGATTGAGGCGAGTTTGAAGAATAAAAAGAAGGTCGAGGTTGCGGCTGGTCGGTTGGCCGAGGTGATGGGGCAGATCAAGACGGGGAAATCACTCGAAGAAGCAGCCGAGTTTTTCAATCTCACGGTTCAGACACCGCAGTCTTTTGCGCGCACGGGCTTTGTTCCCAGTGTGGGTAGTCGCAACGCTTTTGTGGGCGCGGCATTTCGTTTGTCAACGGGTCAGACCAGCGAGGTCGTCAAGACTGACCGCGGGGCTTATATTTTGCGCGTGGAGGAAAGACAATCTGTTGATGAAACGGGTTTAGGGTCGGCAAAAGGGACGTTATTGCAGCAGGTGCTTTCACAAAAACGCCAGGAGGTTTTCACTGCCTGGTTTGCCGATTTGCGGGAAAGTGCCGATATTGTCGATTATCGTCACTTCTTCTACTCCGATTATTAGGGGACCGGACACGTGATTCGCCTTGCCCTATCGCAAATTAATGTCACCGTCGGTGATCTTGCGGGCAACCGTGAAAAAATTCTCGACCATGTTCACAGGGCACGCGACTTGGGGGCGCATGTTGTCGTTTTTCCCGAACTCGCGATCCCGGGCTATCCGCCCGAAGATTTGCTTTTCAAGCCCCGGTTTATCCAATCCAACCTCGATGTGTTGAACGAGCTCGTTCGGGCGACGCAGGGTGTTGCTGCGATTTTCGGTTTTGTGGATCGTCACGACGATATCTACAATGCCGCAGCGATTGCTTGCGATGGGCGCTTGATCGATGTCTATCACAAGACCTATTTGCCCAATTACGGTGTCTTTGACGAAGATCGCTATTTCCAATCTGGCAAGACCGCAGGGGTGTACCGCCTCAATGGTATCACTTTTGGGGTTACGATCTGTGAAGATATCTGGTATCCCGGCGGTCCCGCCCGGGAGCAAGCACTTGCCGGCGATGCCGAGGTGCTGATCAATATTTCTTCCTCTCCTTTTCACGATGGCAAAGAGTTGTTGCGCGAGCAGATGATTGCTACGCGCGCGACGGATAACAGTGCTGTTCTGGCTTTTTGCAATCTCGTCGGCGGGCAGGATGAGTTGATTTTTGATGGGGGCAGTTTGATTGTCGATCAGGAAGGGCGCGTTGTTGCGCGGGCACCCCGGTTTGAGGAAGATCTGTTGGTGGCGGATGTTGATGTTGAGGCTGTTTTTCGCAATCGCCTGCACGATTCGCGTCGGCGCAAGGAGAAGCGCGATGTTTCTGCTCTGACCGCCATTGATTTGCCCGATCTGAAACCCAAATCTGTATGTCTTTCTCCGTCTGAGAGGCCAGATTTTCCGCGTCCAGATGAGCGTCTCAAGAATATTTACGATGCGCTTGTTCTGGGTACGCGCGATTATGTTTTGAAGAATGGGTTTGAGAAGGTTTTTATCGGGTTGTCTGGCGGGATTGACTCGGCGCTTGTTACGGCTGTTGCCTATGATGCGCT contains:
- a CDS encoding NAD+ synthase, coding for MRLALSQINVTVGDLAGNREKILDHVHRARDLGAHVVVFPELAIPGYPPEDLLFKPRFIQSNLDVLNELVRATQGVAAIFGFVDRHDDIYNAAAIACDGRLIDVYHKTYLPNYGVFDEDRYFQSGKTAGVYRLNGITFGVTICEDIWYPGGPAREQALAGDAEVLINISSSPFHDGKELLREQMIATRATDNSAVLAFCNLVGGQDELIFDGGSLIVDQEGRVVARAPRFEEDLLVADVDVEAVFRNRLHDSRRRKEKRDVSALTAIDLPDLKPKSVCLSPSERPDFPRPDERLKNIYDALVLGTRDYVLKNGFEKVFIGLSGGIDSALVTAVAYDALGQENVVCVTMPTQFSSEGTFNDALRMAGNLDIRILTLPIQKLFDRYLGLLADEFGDLPSDTAEENIQPRIRGTLLMALANKFRALVLAPGNKSELSMGYATLYGDMAGGFAVIKDIYKTLVYDLAHYRNGLSDHSVIPVSIIERPPTAELRDDQKDTDSLPPYPVLDPILKAYVEDDTSLQDIIALGYDEELVTRVIRTVDINEYKRRQAPPGIKITPRAFGRDRRLPITNRCREY